The following coding sequences are from one Manduca sexta isolate Smith_Timp_Sample1 chromosome 7, JHU_Msex_v1.0, whole genome shotgun sequence window:
- the LOC115443602 gene encoding T-complex protein 11-like protein 1, with the protein MSEREGPSSSGSEGPDKDKNRTPSQPVPAGSRNASYYASEPIQFRVRGSTITGASPPKFVTLEDIMKAAHGMQNMALAHEIAVDKDFKLEPFEPPDNSYQKLVKETMHKAYFDILREQLNSDPPEYKQALVLLEDVKQGLFSILLPRHVRIREMIEEVLDTDFIKQQAENNSLDFHKYAKFVMDLMAKLAAPARDEMIQNISTLTDTVDVFRAILETLEVLKLDLANTLIAMIRPHVQQESVQYERTKFDEMLKLSEDGLQHTREWLKRHIDKTGLSIPVTDQVVIRNITAQTLAKAYLELLEWDGSKEYPETVALDAPRFAELGTQVYRLICVASLLLASPSCSSDPETTARHKQSLKDKIIIIVDDASNDIELRAVLPSVAEEVILVTDQLLENVNQQPLTSETKELIRTQITSLADPEHRVREIVRQRVFEFLKIILVCAGGSRQIPVGLSALSRELTSISGTLLRYVMHNKAVFTNYYMDIIAEELSRN; encoded by the exons ATGAGTGAACGTGAGGGACCTAGTAGTTCAGGATCGGAAGGACCTGACAAGGATAAAAACAGGACTCCTTCACAGCCTGTGCCAGCTGGATCGCG GAATGCCAGTTACTATGCAAGTGAGCCTATTCAGTTCAGAGTCCGTGGCTCCACTATTACAGGAGCCTCACCCCCTAAGTTTGTTACTCTAGAGGATATTATGAAAGCGGCACATGGCATGCAGAACATGGCCTTGGCACACGAAATTGCTGTTGACAAAGACTTCAAATTAGAGCCTTTTGAGCCACCAGACAACAg ttaTCAAAAACTAGTAAAGGAAACAATGCACAAGGCATACTTTGATATATTAAGGGAACAATTAAATTCTGATCCTCCAGAATACAAACAGGCTCTTGTATTACTTGAAGATGTGAAacag GGCCTATTCTCGATTCTCTTACCACGTCATGTACGCATTCGAGAGATGATCGAAGAAGTACTAGACACAGACTTCATCAAGCAGCAGGCTGAGAACAACAGCCTAGACTTCCACAAGTATGCTAAGTTTGTTATGGATTTGATGGCAAAGCTCGCAGCTCCCGCTAGAGATGAGATGATACAGAATATCTCAACATTAACTGACACA GTAGATGTGTTTCGCGCGATATTAGAAACATTAGAAGTACTGAAACTTGACCTGGCTAACACACTCATTGCTATGATACGTCCACATGTCCAGCAAGAGAGTGTGCAGTACGAACGGACCAAGTTTGACGAGATGCTCAAACTATCTGAAG ATGGCCTACAGCACACCCGCGAATGGCTCAAACGGCATATAGACAAGACTGGATTAAGTATACCTGTCACAGATCAGGttgttataagaaatattacagCACAAACCTTGGCTAAGGCTTACCTCGAACTGTTAGAGTGGGACGGCTCTAAAGAATATCCAGAG ACTGTAGCTCTGGATGCTCCGAGGTTCGCTGAGCTAGGCACACAGGTGTACCGGTTGATATGCGTCGCGTCGCTCCTGCTGGCCAGTCCCTCATGCTCCAGTGATCCCGAGACGACTGCTAGACACAAGCAGTCGCTCAAGGACAAGATCATCATCATTGTTGATGATGCTTCTAATGATAT TGAATTAAGAGCTGTGCTGCCATCAGTCGCTGAAGAAGTAATCCTGGTGACAGATCAACTACTGGAAAATGTAAATCAACAGCCGTTAACTTCTGAAACTAAAGAACTCATTAGAACACAGATTACTTCGCTTGCGGACCCTGAACATAGAGTCCGAGAGATTGTTC gccAACGAGTATTCGAGTTTCTCAAAATAATCCTGGTTTGCGCCGGAGGATCGCGTCAGATTCCGGTCGGACTGTCAGCTTTATCACGCGAGTTGACGTCGATATCTGGCACGTTGTTACGCTACGTCATGCACAACAAAGCAGTCTTCACCAATTACTACATGGACATAATTGCTGAAGAATTGAGTAGAAACTAA